The Pseudomonas iranensis genome includes a window with the following:
- a CDS encoding GGDEF domain-containing protein, producing MSDDAQRWKEKYLKSIEQQDKLERRWAARLDLLRRGLVRSTLAAEGTDKVVDQCMKEMREVVRTDDMDAGLAALLPRLEKAVLDSEQRRETRIDQVSTALTALVTQLQALPLPREVAQPLKKFAKQLDSRVGQAREMPLLLSELSGLQGKALSQLETPAEPGRPGLLQRLFGSRDSEEAVAPAADIPATPVPQPVEARQSEPEPVQSAPVAQAEPAIAAPETVIEAPVQTPPDEPQVVAFATPVVAVEAEPTQVEPAADTEITVAAQATEALNPDELIHPGDPSPLLLDSLPLPEPIAQALAAIDPEQSEHDILFALPDSPEPSYSSVARHIEDTLIGLLDDLTLPERHRPQAEAMRERLKHGLNWYELLPILDDLATLMLAITDSGQHEFEAYLQQLNERLEAFQSNLQAASEGHADNSSAARAMDTQIREQVDGLQSSVQQAADLDDLKHVLENHLEGLLGTMDQHQKQRDAREQEVAARLKSLSERVAHMEQEAMGFREHLEEQRQKALIDPLTGLPNRAAWSERLEHEIQQWQQHGNTLSLAMLDLDHFKRINDSYGHLAGDKVLKIIATVLRKRLRGSDFIARFGGEEFVLLLPATPPAVGAKLLETLRAAIEACPFHFKGERVTITISMGLASFRVGEHSDLVLKRADQALYRAKNAGRNRVELG from the coding sequence ATGAGCGACGACGCCCAGCGCTGGAAAGAGAAGTACCTCAAGAGCATCGAACAGCAGGACAAGCTCGAACGCCGCTGGGCCGCGCGACTCGACCTGCTGCGGCGCGGTCTGGTGCGCAGCACGCTGGCGGCCGAGGGCACCGACAAGGTCGTCGATCAGTGCATGAAGGAAATGCGCGAAGTCGTGCGTACCGATGACATGGACGCCGGCCTCGCCGCCCTGCTGCCGCGTCTGGAAAAAGCCGTGCTCGACTCCGAGCAGCGCCGTGAAACGCGCATTGATCAGGTCAGCACCGCACTGACCGCGCTGGTCACCCAGTTGCAGGCTTTGCCGCTGCCGCGCGAAGTCGCGCAACCGCTGAAGAAATTCGCCAAACAACTGGACAGCCGCGTCGGTCAGGCACGGGAAATGCCGCTGCTGTTGAGCGAACTCAGTGGCTTGCAGGGCAAGGCCTTGAGTCAGTTGGAAACGCCTGCCGAGCCGGGGCGGCCGGGGTTGTTGCAGCGTTTGTTTGGTAGTCGCGACAGTGAAGAAGCCGTTGCACCGGCGGCCGACATACCAGCAACACCAGTGCCGCAACCGGTCGAAGCCCGACAATCTGAACCGGAGCCTGTGCAATCGGCACCGGTGGCCCAAGCTGAGCCAGCGATCGCAGCGCCCGAGACCGTCATCGAGGCGCCTGTCCAGACGCCGCCTGATGAGCCGCAAGTCGTTGCGTTCGCTACGCCTGTGGTCGCCGTTGAAGCCGAGCCAACGCAGGTTGAGCCAGCAGCTGACACCGAGATAACCGTCGCTGCGCAAGCAACCGAAGCACTCAACCCCGACGAACTGATCCACCCCGGCGATCCGTCGCCGCTGCTCCTCGACAGCCTGCCCCTGCCCGAACCGATTGCTCAGGCCTTGGCCGCCATCGACCCGGAGCAGTCGGAACACGACATCCTCTTCGCGCTGCCGGATTCCCCGGAGCCGTCCTACAGCTCCGTAGCCAGACATATCGAAGACACGCTGATCGGCCTGCTCGACGACCTGACCCTGCCCGAGCGCCACCGGCCGCAAGCCGAAGCCATGCGCGAACGGCTCAAACACGGACTGAACTGGTACGAACTGCTGCCGATCCTCGACGATCTCGCAACCTTGATGCTGGCGATTACCGACAGCGGTCAGCACGAATTCGAAGCCTATCTGCAGCAACTCAACGAACGCCTCGAAGCGTTTCAAAGCAATCTGCAAGCGGCCAGCGAAGGGCATGCCGACAACAGCTCGGCGGCGCGGGCCATGGACACGCAGATTCGCGAGCAGGTCGACGGCTTGCAGAGCAGCGTCCAGCAAGCAGCCGACCTCGATGACCTCAAGCATGTGCTGGAGAATCATCTGGAAGGCCTGCTGGGAACGATGGACCAGCACCAGAAGCAGCGCGACGCCCGCGAACAGGAAGTCGCTGCCAGATTGAAGAGCCTGTCGGAGCGAGTGGCGCATATGGAACAGGAAGCCATGGGCTTCCGTGAACACCTTGAAGAGCAGCGGCAGAAAGCCCTGATCGATCCGTTGACCGGCCTGCCCAACCGTGCGGCGTGGAGCGAGCGCCTCGAGCATGAAATCCAGCAATGGCAGCAGCACGGCAACACCCTCAGCCTGGCCATGCTCGACCTCGATCACTTCAAGCGGATCAACGACAGCTATGGCCATCTGGCCGGCGACAAAGTTCTGAAGATCATCGCCACGGTATTGCGCAAACGCCTGCGCGGCTCGGATTTCATCGCCCGTTTCGGCGGTGAAGAGTTCGTGCTGTTGCTGCCCGCGACGCCACCGGCGGTGGGCGCGAAACTGCTGGAAACCCTGCGCGCGGCGATCGAAGCCTGCCCGTTTCATTTCAAGGGCGAGCGAGTGACTATCACCATTTCCATGGGACTCGCGTCATTCCGGGTGGGAGAACACAGCGATCTGGTGCTGAAAAGAGCCGATCAGGCGCTGTATCGAGCAAAGAACGCCGGGCGCAACCGAGTCGAGCTCGGCTAA
- a CDS encoding N-acetylmuramoyl-L-alanine amidase, with protein MKFLALVASLLVLAGCASGPRYDTSHPSANYDSRIQFVVVHYTSASLERSLQLLTHGDVSSHYLIGDDKSATVYKLMDENQRAWHAGESQWQGRTWLNSSSIGIEIVNPGYKDTPTGRLWYPYSEAQIQSLITLLKDISKRNGISPRHIIGHSDIAPLRKLDPGPLFPWKRLAAEGLGLWPNEQAVARQQAVFNSNPLPEIGWFQAQLARLGYDTPQTGELDVATRHVLAAFQMHYRPARFDGTPDAQTAALLLVLNQTK; from the coding sequence ATGAAATTCCTTGCCCTTGTTGCCTCGCTGCTCGTCCTCGCTGGTTGCGCCAGCGGCCCGCGTTACGACACCAGCCATCCTTCGGCCAATTACGACAGCCGCATCCAGTTCGTTGTGGTGCATTACACCTCCGCGTCTCTGGAGCGTTCGCTGCAATTGCTGACCCATGGCGACGTCAGCAGCCATTACCTGATTGGCGATGACAAGAGCGCCACCGTGTACAAGCTGATGGACGAAAACCAGCGCGCCTGGCACGCCGGCGAAAGTCAGTGGCAGGGCCGTACCTGGCTGAACTCCAGTTCCATCGGCATCGAAATCGTCAATCCCGGCTACAAGGACACCCCGACCGGGCGCCTGTGGTATCCGTACAGCGAAGCGCAGATCCAGTCGTTGATCACCCTGCTCAAGGACATCAGCAAACGCAACGGCATCAGCCCGCGGCACATCATCGGTCACAGTGACATCGCGCCGTTGCGCAAGCTTGATCCGGGGCCACTGTTCCCCTGGAAACGTCTCGCCGCCGAAGGTCTCGGCCTGTGGCCGAACGAGCAAGCAGTGGCGCGTCAGCAGGCGGTGTTCAACAGCAACCCGTTGCCGGAGATCGGCTGGTTCCAGGCGCAACTCGCGCGTCTGGGTTACGACACGCCGCAGACTGGCGAACTGGACGTCGCCACGCGCCATGTCCTCGCCGCGTTCCAGATGCATTACCGCCCTGCCCGCTTCGACGGCACCCCGGATGCACAAACCGCGGCACTTCTTTTGGTCCTCAATCAGACAAAATAA
- a CDS encoding EAL domain-containing protein: MAATRETLRSWFYRPVFLAMIAAVLSASLLIAGGMFAAMRQMEMRESQEMNAQGERFLARLEQLFGQLRESLDDLEAQPLRGCDEEMIATLQQVTFNYRFVYEAAYMDASRFCSNRPRQEGLSLVRAPDIQGPTYSYWLNTTTEPDENRAALMLGRGNFRVATSRGHLTDMVDLSSGSSLLVVLDHGTRAIPVLGTAQTWPPTEPWPPKSPDALQVTQTRLIYRMPTDNPEYQLVLITPRTGMHVPAVWWWLLPVCLIAGAVVGFLTLLLVRQRQSLDAELHGAIRRGELQVLYQPIFDLDSRNCVGAEALLRWRRPDGTLTSPDLFIPMAENTGQIRQMTDFVLQRLLEQLGQLLRANPQLYISVNLAACDVMVPRIGQVMARLLALHRVAARQIAFEVTERGLIDVVVARENLQALRDVGHQVLIDDFGTGYCSLAYLQTLPVDCLKIDKAFIDALGHDAASSGVAPHIIHMAQALDLKVIAEGIELESQAALLSSEGVKFGQGWLFAHALSAVQFIELITRGRRLAGRRMDDEA, encoded by the coding sequence ATGGCTGCGACCCGAGAGACGCTGCGTAGCTGGTTTTATCGCCCTGTTTTTTTGGCGATGATCGCGGCTGTCCTCAGCGCCAGCCTGCTGATCGCCGGCGGTATGTTCGCGGCGATGCGCCAGATGGAAATGCGCGAGAGCCAGGAAATGAACGCCCAAGGCGAGCGTTTCCTCGCGCGCCTCGAACAATTGTTCGGCCAGTTGCGCGAAAGTCTCGACGACCTTGAAGCCCAGCCCTTGCGCGGCTGCGACGAAGAAATGATCGCGACCTTGCAGCAAGTCACCTTCAACTACCGCTTCGTCTACGAAGCCGCGTACATGGACGCCTCGCGGTTCTGCTCCAACCGTCCACGCCAGGAAGGACTGTCGTTGGTGCGCGCGCCGGACATTCAGGGCCCAACCTACAGCTATTGGCTGAATACCACCACCGAACCCGATGAAAACCGCGCGGCGCTGATGCTCGGTCGCGGCAACTTTCGTGTCGCTACCTCGCGCGGGCATTTGACCGACATGGTCGATCTGTCGTCCGGCAGCAGCCTGCTGGTGGTACTCGATCACGGCACTCGCGCGATTCCGGTGCTCGGCACCGCACAGACCTGGCCACCGACCGAACCCTGGCCACCGAAGAGCCCTGATGCGCTGCAAGTCACGCAAACGCGGCTGATCTATCGCATGCCCACCGACAACCCGGAATATCAATTGGTGCTGATTACGCCGCGCACGGGCATGCACGTCCCGGCGGTGTGGTGGTGGCTGTTGCCGGTGTGCCTGATCGCCGGGGCCGTTGTCGGCTTTCTGACCTTGCTGCTGGTGCGTCAGCGCCAGTCGCTGGATGCCGAGCTGCACGGGGCGATCCGCCGGGGTGAGTTGCAGGTGCTGTATCAGCCGATCTTCGATCTCGACAGCCGCAACTGCGTCGGCGCCGAAGCGCTGCTGCGCTGGCGGCGCCCGGACGGCACGCTGACCAGCCCCGACCTGTTCATTCCCATGGCGGAGAACACCGGGCAGATCCGGCAGATGACCGACTTCGTCTTGCAGCGTCTGCTCGAACAGCTGGGTCAGTTACTGCGCGCCAATCCGCAGCTGTATATCTCGGTGAACCTCGCGGCCTGCGATGTCATGGTGCCGCGCATCGGCCAGGTCATGGCGCGGCTGCTCGCGCTGCACCGTGTCGCCGCGCGGCAGATAGCCTTCGAAGTCACCGAGCGGGGTCTGATCGATGTGGTGGTGGCGCGGGAAAACCTGCAAGCCTTGCGCGACGTTGGCCATCAGGTGCTGATCGATGATTTCGGCACCGGCTATTGCAGCCTCGCCTATCTGCAGACCTTGCCAGTGGACTGCCTGAAGATCGATAAGGCGTTCATCGATGCGCTGGGCCATGACGCAGCGAGCAGCGGCGTCGCTCCGCACATCATTCACATGGCGCAGGCGCTGGATCTGAAAGTGATTGCCGAAGGTATCGAGCTGGAATCCCAGGCAGCGCTGCTCAGCAGTGAGGGGGTCAAGTTCGGTCAGGGCTGGCTGTTCGCTCACGCACTGAGCGCCGTGCAGTTCATTGAACTGATCACCCGTGGACGACGCCTGGCCGGACGGCGTATGGACGATGAAGCCTAA
- a CDS encoding c-type cytochrome, translated as MNKLIVSLLLTVGISGLAHAAGDAAAGQAKAAVCGACHGPDGNSMAPNFPKLAGQGERYLDKQLHDIKSGKRVVLEMTGLLTNLNDQDLADIAAYFASQKGSVGAADPKIVARGEALFRGGNLEKGLPACTGCHSPNGSGNAAAGFPHLGGQHAQYIAKQLTDFRKEDGGRANDGDAMTMRTIARKLSDEDIAAVSSYIQGLH; from the coding sequence ATGAACAAATTGATCGTGAGTCTGCTGTTGACCGTGGGAATTTCAGGTCTCGCCCATGCTGCCGGCGATGCCGCAGCAGGCCAGGCCAAAGCTGCCGTGTGCGGAGCCTGCCATGGCCCGGACGGCAACAGCATGGCGCCAAACTTTCCGAAACTGGCAGGTCAAGGTGAACGCTACCTCGACAAGCAATTGCACGACATCAAGTCGGGCAAGCGCGTGGTGCTGGAAATGACCGGGCTGCTGACCAACCTGAATGACCAGGATCTGGCCGACATCGCTGCGTACTTCGCCAGCCAGAAAGGCAGCGTCGGCGCCGCCGATCCGAAGATCGTCGCTCGCGGTGAAGCGCTGTTCCGTGGCGGCAACCTGGAAAAAGGTCTGCCAGCCTGCACCGGCTGCCACTCGCCGAACGGCTCCGGCAATGCTGCAGCAGGCTTCCCCCATCTGGGTGGCCAGCATGCGCAATACATCGCCAAGCAGCTGACCGATTTCCGCAAGGAAGACGGCGGTCGCGCCAACGACGGCGACGCGATGACCATGCGCACCATCGCACGCAAGCTGAGCGACGAAGACATCGCTGCGGTTTCCAGCTACATCCAGGGCCTGCACTGA
- a CDS encoding thiol:disulfide interchange protein DsbA/DsbL, with amino-acid sequence MRNLIISAALVAASLFGVTAQAAEAPAAPYVELANPVPVAKPGKIEVVELFWYGCPHCYAFEPVINPWVEKLPSDVNFVRIPAMFGGPWDAHGQMFLTLEAMGVEHQVHNAVFNAIQKEHKKLTDKNDMADFLATQGVDKDKFLATFDSFAIKGQIVKARELAKKYEITGVPTMIVNGKYRFDIGSAGGAEQALKLADDLVAKERAANKAAAN; translated from the coding sequence ATGCGTAATCTGATCATCAGCGCCGCCCTCGTCGCTGCCAGCCTGTTCGGCGTCACCGCCCAGGCCGCTGAAGCCCCTGCCGCCCCTTACGTCGAACTGGCCAACCCGGTGCCGGTGGCAAAGCCTGGCAAAATCGAAGTGGTCGAGCTGTTCTGGTACGGCTGCCCGCATTGCTACGCTTTTGAGCCAGTGATCAATCCATGGGTTGAAAAACTGCCGTCCGACGTCAACTTCGTGCGCATTCCCGCCATGTTCGGCGGCCCATGGGACGCTCACGGCCAGATGTTCCTGACTCTGGAAGCCATGGGTGTCGAGCACCAGGTGCACAACGCCGTGTTCAACGCGATCCAGAAAGAACACAAGAAGCTCACCGACAAGAACGACATGGCTGACTTCCTCGCCACTCAAGGCGTGGACAAGGACAAGTTCCTCGCCACTTTCGACTCGTTCGCTATCAAAGGCCAGATCGTCAAGGCCCGTGAGCTGGCGAAGAAGTACGAAATCACTGGCGTGCCAACCATGATCGTCAATGGTAAATACCGCTTCGACATCGGCTCTGCCGGTGGTGCCGAGCAAGCATTGAAGCTGGCTGACGATCTGGTCGCCAAAGAGCGAGCGGCTAACAAGGCTGCTGCCAACTAA
- a CDS encoding endonuclease/exonuclease/phosphatase family protein, protein MRRWKSERIVGLHDPQVNEHHLASTGLPADQRLRLLSFNIQVGISTERYRHYLTRSWQHLLPHTGRSGNLQKIGDLLGDFDLVALQEADGGSLRSGYVNQVEHLAHLGAFPYWYQQLNRNLGRLAQHSNGVLSRLKPLAIEDHPLPGPKGRGAILLRFGEGPEALVVVMMHLALGARTRSLQLAYIRDLISGYKHQVLMGDMNTHASDLLEHSPLRDLGLLAPQVEATFPSWRPQRCLDHILLSPTLTLEKVEVLAQPISDHLPVAVEIRLPGSLTADALPALSPAPRGTCE, encoded by the coding sequence ATGCGCCGCTGGAAGTCCGAACGCATCGTTGGCCTGCATGATCCGCAGGTCAACGAGCATCATCTGGCGTCTACGGGCCTGCCCGCAGACCAGCGTCTGCGCTTGCTCAGTTTCAACATTCAGGTCGGCATCAGCACCGAGCGCTATCGGCATTACCTGACCCGCAGCTGGCAGCATCTGCTGCCGCACACCGGGCGTTCCGGCAATCTGCAAAAGATCGGCGACCTGCTCGGCGACTTCGATCTGGTCGCGCTGCAGGAAGCCGATGGCGGCAGCCTGCGTTCGGGCTACGTCAATCAGGTCGAACATCTGGCCCACCTCGGCGCCTTTCCCTACTGGTATCAACAACTCAATCGCAACCTCGGTCGACTGGCCCAGCACAGCAATGGCGTGCTCAGTCGCCTGAAGCCGTTGGCGATCGAGGATCACCCGCTGCCCGGCCCGAAAGGTCGCGGCGCGATCCTGCTGCGCTTCGGCGAAGGTCCGGAGGCACTGGTGGTGGTGATGATGCACCTGGCCCTCGGCGCGCGGACGCGCAGCCTGCAACTGGCCTACATTCGTGATTTGATCAGCGGGTACAAGCATCAGGTGCTGATGGGCGACATGAATACCCATGCCAGCGACCTGCTCGAACACTCGCCGTTACGCGATCTCGGCCTGCTGGCCCCGCAGGTGGAAGCGACCTTCCCCAGCTGGCGCCCACAGCGTTGCCTTGATCATATTCTGCTCAGCCCGACCCTGACCCTGGAAAAGGTCGAGGTGCTGGCCCAGCCCATTTCCGATCACCTGCCGGTCGCGGTGGAAATTCGTCTGCCGGGTTCGCTCACGGCTGACGCATTGCCCGCGTTGAGCCCTGCCCCTCGCGGAACCTGTGAATGA
- the algB gene encoding sigma-54-dependent response regulator transcription factor AlgB, whose protein sequence is MESATEQQGRILLVDDESAILRTFRYCLEDEGYTVATANSAAQADALLQRQVFDLCFLDLRLGEDNGLDVLAQMRIQAPWMRVVIVTAHSAVDTAVDAIQAGAADYLVKPCSPDQLRLATAKQLEVRQLSARLEALEGEIRKPKDGLDSHSPAMKVVLETARQVASTDANILILGESGTGKGELARAIHGWSKREKKSCVTINCPSLTAELMESELFGHSRGAFTGASESTLGRVNQADGGTLFLDEIGDFPLTLQPKLLRFIQDKEYERVGDPVTRRADVRILAATNLNLEDMVRDGRFREDLLYRLNVITLHLPPLRERAEDILTLADRFLARFVKEYARPARGFSDEAREALLGYRWPGNIRELRNVVERASIICPQERVEISHLGMAEQPANNAPRVGAALSLDELEKAHIGAVLATAGTLDQAAKTLGIDASTLYRKRKQYNL, encoded by the coding sequence ATGGAATCTGCCACTGAGCAACAAGGCCGCATTCTGCTGGTGGACGATGAATCCGCCATCCTGCGTACGTTTCGTTATTGCCTCGAAGACGAAGGCTATACTGTAGCCACCGCCAATAGCGCAGCCCAGGCCGATGCTTTGCTGCAACGTCAGGTCTTCGATCTGTGCTTCCTTGATTTGCGCCTGGGCGAGGACAACGGTCTCGACGTCCTCGCGCAGATGCGCATTCAGGCGCCGTGGATGCGCGTAGTGATCGTCACCGCCCACTCGGCGGTCGACACCGCGGTTGATGCCATCCAGGCTGGCGCCGCCGATTATCTGGTCAAGCCGTGCAGCCCTGATCAACTGCGCCTGGCCACCGCCAAGCAGCTGGAAGTGCGCCAGCTCTCCGCGCGCCTTGAAGCGCTGGAAGGCGAGATCCGCAAACCGAAAGACGGCCTTGATTCCCACAGCCCGGCGATGAAGGTCGTGCTGGAGACGGCCCGTCAGGTCGCAAGCACCGACGCCAACATTCTTATCCTTGGCGAGTCCGGCACGGGTAAAGGTGAACTGGCCCGTGCGATCCACGGCTGGAGCAAGCGCGAAAAGAAATCCTGCGTCACTATCAACTGCCCGTCGCTGACTGCCGAGCTGATGGAAAGCGAGCTGTTCGGCCATAGCCGTGGCGCGTTCACCGGCGCCAGCGAAAGCACGCTGGGTCGAGTCAACCAGGCCGACGGAGGCACGCTGTTTCTCGACGAGATCGGCGACTTTCCGCTGACGTTGCAACCCAAGTTGCTGCGTTTCATTCAGGACAAGGAATACGAGCGGGTCGGCGATCCGGTCACTCGCCGCGCCGATGTGCGCATCCTCGCTGCGACCAACCTCAATCTCGAAGACATGGTCCGCGACGGACGTTTCCGTGAAGACCTGCTCTATCGCCTCAACGTCATCACCCTGCATCTGCCGCCCCTGCGCGAGCGCGCCGAAGACATCCTGACCCTCGCCGATCGTTTCCTTGCGCGTTTCGTCAAAGAGTACGCACGCCCAGCGCGCGGCTTCAGCGATGAGGCCCGGGAAGCACTGCTCGGTTATCGCTGGCCGGGCAACATTCGCGAACTGCGCAACGTCGTCGAGCGAGCCAGCATCATCTGCCCGCAGGAACGCGTGGAAATCAGCCACCTGGGCATGGCCGAACAACCGGCCAACAACGCGCCACGGGTCGGCGCGGCGCTGAGCCTGGACGAGCTGGAGAAAGCGCACATCGGCGCGGTGCTGGCCACCGCCGGCACTCTGGATCAAGCGGCGAAAACCCTCGGCATCGACGCCTCGACCCTGTATCGCAAACGCAAGCAGTACAACCTGTGA
- a CDS encoding ATP-binding protein produces the protein MKLAIKLRTRLFLSISALITVALLGLLLGLVSVMQMAGSQEALVRSNFVTLDLGLKLRQTLGDQLIIMLAEKPDPVAFEASKQHYFELLDQGIAQQPEGDDQPYGFRQAKADYLNFLASFDVTAEAAKNASTTADFRERFNILRNGLIAEHKHALETINAVQHAARERALLIAGLLGLVGLAVLIIGFVTAQGIARRFGAPIEALAKAADNIGQGNYDVTLPISTAMEVNLLSRRFGLMAEALREHQAMNVDELLAGQQRLQAVLDSIDDGLLMIDRQGQLEHLNPVAQRQLGWEDDRLGQGLGTALGRPELDAQLQLVLRGGTLERAPEDLSIEVDGESRLLTYSLTPVSHTQGHILGAVMVLHDVTEQRAFERVRSEFVLRASHELRTPVTGMHMAFGLFRERAKFPAESREADLLDTVNEEMQRLMQLINDLLNFSRYQNGLQKLTLAPCSIEDLLEQAQLRFADVAAAKGVALNVEIQGPLPRLQADQAQLDRVLDNLIDNALRHTARDGQIRLQARRHGERVIISVEDNGEGIAYGQQGRIFEPFVQVGRKKGGAGLGLALCKEIVQLHGGRMGVYSRPGQGTQFYMALAV, from the coding sequence ATGAAACTGGCGATCAAGCTGCGCACGCGCCTGTTCCTGAGCATTTCTGCGTTGATCACCGTGGCCTTGCTCGGGCTCTTGCTCGGGCTGGTCAGCGTGATGCAGATGGCCGGGTCACAGGAAGCGCTGGTGCGCAGCAACTTCGTCACCCTGGATCTGGGGCTCAAGCTGCGCCAGACCCTCGGTGATCAATTGATCATCATGCTCGCCGAAAAACCCGATCCCGTTGCGTTCGAAGCGTCCAAACAGCACTACTTCGAGTTGCTCGACCAAGGCATCGCCCAGCAGCCGGAGGGCGATGACCAGCCTTACGGTTTCCGCCAGGCCAAGGCCGACTACCTGAACTTCCTCGCCTCATTCGACGTGACCGCCGAAGCGGCGAAGAACGCCAGCACCACCGCGGATTTCCGCGAGCGCTTCAACATTCTGCGTAATGGCCTGATTGCTGAGCACAAACATGCGCTGGAAACCATTAACGCGGTCCAGCACGCTGCCCGTGAACGCGCGTTGCTGATTGCCGGGCTGCTTGGCCTGGTCGGGCTGGCGGTACTGATCATCGGTTTCGTCACCGCCCAAGGCATCGCCCGACGCTTCGGCGCGCCGATCGAAGCGCTGGCCAAGGCTGCCGACAACATCGGCCAGGGCAACTATGACGTGACCCTGCCGATTTCCACGGCCATGGAAGTCAACCTGCTGTCGCGACGCTTCGGCCTGATGGCCGAGGCGTTGCGCGAACACCAGGCGATGAATGTCGACGAACTGTTGGCTGGTCAGCAGCGCTTGCAAGCGGTGCTCGACAGTATCGACGACGGTTTGTTGATGATTGATCGCCAGGGCCAGCTCGAACACCTCAATCCTGTGGCTCAGCGCCAGTTGGGCTGGGAAGACGACCGGCTCGGCCAGGGCTTGGGCACCGCACTCGGGCGCCCGGAGCTGGATGCGCAACTGCAATTGGTCCTGCGCGGCGGCACGCTGGAGCGCGCGCCGGAAGATCTGAGCATCGAAGTCGATGGCGAATCGCGCCTGCTGACCTACAGCCTGACGCCGGTCAGTCATACCCAGGGGCATATTCTCGGCGCGGTGATGGTGCTGCACGACGTCACCGAGCAACGCGCGTTCGAGCGCGTGCGCAGTGAGTTTGTCTTGCGCGCTTCCCACGAGCTGCGCACGCCGGTGACGGGCATGCACATGGCCTTCGGGCTGTTTCGCGAGCGGGCCAAGTTCCCGGCGGAATCGCGCGAAGCCGACCTGCTGGATACGGTCAACGAAGAAATGCAGCGTCTGATGCAGTTGATCAACGACTTGCTCAACTTCTCGCGCTACCAGAACGGCCTACAGAAACTCACTCTGGCGCCATGTTCCATTGAAGACTTGCTGGAGCAGGCGCAGCTGCGCTTTGCCGACGTGGCTGCGGCCAAAGGTGTTGCGCTGAACGTCGAGATTCAAGGCCCGCTGCCGAGGTTGCAGGCTGATCAGGCGCAACTTGATCGCGTCCTCGACAACTTGATCGACAACGCCCTGCGGCACACCGCCCGCGACGGGCAGATCCGTCTGCAGGCACGCCGCCATGGCGAGCGGGTCATCATCAGCGTCGAAGACAATGGCGAAGGCATTGCCTACGGCCAGCAGGGGCGGATTTTCGAGCCGTTCGTGCAGGTCGGGCGCAAAAAGGGTGGTGCCGGCCTTGGGCTGGCGCTGTGCAAGGAAATCGTCCAGCTGCACGGCGGGCGCATGGGCGTTTATTCGCGGCCGGGGCAGGGCACTCAGTTCTACATGGCGCTGGCGGTTTAG
- a CDS encoding DUF1328 domain-containing protein, whose product MLSWAITFLIIAIIAAVLGFGGIAGTATGIAKILFVVFLVMFIASFFFGRRGRG is encoded by the coding sequence ATGTTGAGCTGGGCAATTACATTCTTGATCATTGCCATCATCGCCGCCGTTCTGGGCTTCGGTGGTATCGCGGGCACCGCCACGGGTATCGCCAAGATTCTCTTTGTCGTGTTCCTGGTGATGTTCATCGCTTCCTTCTTCTTTGGCCGTCGCGGCCGAGGTTAA
- a CDS encoding c-type cytochrome: MTKWLLAAGVLMPLYSAQATQDPEAVYNRVCGACHSGQLPMAPARGDQEAWTPRLAKGMGTLVQHVTQGFKAMPPRGLCMDCSAEDYQAIILWMSESKPGP; the protein is encoded by the coding sequence ATGACGAAATGGCTGCTGGCTGCCGGAGTCTTGATGCCGCTTTACAGCGCACAGGCTACACAGGATCCGGAAGCTGTGTACAACCGTGTTTGTGGTGCCTGTCATTCCGGCCAACTACCCATGGCGCCCGCAAGAGGCGATCAGGAAGCTTGGACGCCGAGGTTGGCGAAAGGTATGGGGACGCTGGTGCAACACGTGACCCAGGGTTTCAAGGCGATGCCGCCGCGTGGTTTGTGCATGGACTGCAGTGCCGAGGATTACCAGGCCATCATCCTTTGGATGAGCGAGAGTAAGCCCGGTCCATAA